In a single window of the Etheostoma spectabile isolate EspeVRDwgs_2016 chromosome 3, UIUC_Espe_1.0, whole genome shotgun sequence genome:
- the c2cd3 gene encoding C2 domain-containing protein 3 isoform X2, which yields MKSRKQRSVKAGGSKKKVPSDVSPATSLPPLVEGQLRCFLRVIISRVLWTVQKPQSATFVRLRWWGESSNGTLFFPRDGSQPSQKTIKTTARFPIRCGPKQFTSYLTDMSSLVLEVLTKPDHLPIARAQIASISRLSLAHPISGFYTLVSPTSEKLGELQVSLNLEPLTEAYDSSSSGPITDISIEGPQVTTLTVPTQSRSLSACSGKESAGSSSGNTPRGKDHLYFQNTQKDKGGEDSLENQIPTTNPSLNNQTTVNPSNQEPFGHTTNDILSVILERGNKLRNAMVVSSLKCDMDSAPALKDTPLPLPKDNILPPSTPFPSPSGMFLQNILHADSTLKHPDNVAVVSDCSLDCPVDTDNRAVDLLLGSLNTSPLPLWDGDISLSESLSGHSSVCGDSELNDPQYDQSLLENLFYKPPMSDIRPNDTEKEDQATVSSSKQQLIQSGPKIIRGPNSDPQRSADAGESPRGLSAEQVTLLSLIRLARVTINSLTAPSGNAANTPGKTYSKGKPPRPLTSKKCTYFIEYVFPMASTSSRHDRSKGGDGEVIRAVASKVTGGTVKFHQHSVFPVQFSTATMEKWWGTNLIFKIYSRKNDQKKPVPIGKAVYPLRCLLQSKQLSQSVVLPVQSVEGNGETQEVGPLKVLLELATDNKDFSSEKSKSKLARNDTSLLQPAPSPQRETSSRSQHVDIGREELPAGSFENSRLNSWSQQKPSKGPSANLGLHLSPHTSWQQVEVEENPEVLLHTLLMVPDGKNFNCEPMQAPNMYLNCKLWCDETARSVISWGQANPSFNFAQVTPVALTAKLLERMKNNVMVIEVWQKTRCSGQDQLLGLVKLPLHQFYMSFRDPKITHLLLQAQYPVLGVDCYMPVIDVFSGSCKGHLRVVLAMGKSEQIVALQRTRDEEYDCLSHLVRPVHLLDHQHHSQTKAIASQEETMREHLFVIRVEKVNGLTPLQSTVWGEADCYIQYSFPSQEGDPAAKVDQNLIESSVNLKLFRTTTTLCIPDPLFGHSETHVLLAPEGVPVQRLLLSSLSSQGLNGGGGVQFEVWCRYYYPNVRDQLVAKGMLPLSKLCAMVTMQRQHPNEVQMFSLPLIPRTDSPTGHQPQPSGLLDVCIRYKHRPVRPEGQTSKGAASRVVTLVVQVHRASGLQAAARVLSEQDERFSYFASVGVNSYVTVELSFMPERERRCTRIAARTFCPEFDHHMEMSCDLLFQRSSGETCSLAEQLEEASAVFTVWNKDSRKAVYTHKPKEVMLGILKIPLADLLHKRTGISGWFGLYIPQETSSSQHQHILVGGLEISVKFAHHSDRERVIKAARGLSWEIIQNEVHDDEEAWGDSFRKMSLTFSMPRAWVPVHCLLLPGLRELERSTYCYFRYKFYDQDAFCSQMKHPTIEEEGQATVAFQGSRTVKLRRTQPLMWYLREEKLEVQVWVAFTKDNRQRPRDTDRLVGSAFVDLSSLAKTPKQKLTLSGVYPLFRRSAADLQGAALRVHITLTAGFVPAGVDAQVDSDSQEELLSEEVEAADRSRLPTTPRKSQSRHRNKSPRTTPDITSVQHTEMTTAESFPVTVAVDRAMHLNLKGCPLAERSEGSPCCCVSYVTAESAEPVCTAVIANTDCPVWDHQHECRLSKQLLVDPQQSLVFKVWHKGETERVIGFSSVDLSPLVCGFQSVCGWYNITDFSGQCHGQLKVSITPLKGVHDLRGQRKTVNEEVAKNTPTLFQALPLSYHTTATYSSFPSHISRHPEQKISSPDHTDRLFSERSGEGDRHIEHMDRVRLYHQSLQEQTAAHSVCSSSAGDINPSSSLLFSTLRKKLSELDNIQRYFSRKLSTPTFQTTIEQDCHTKHEDQRNTDTDTCQLLLKSNQLVGQVNNIISGLQEHHLETILSDPQSSSTSSPVADNNPQTNCESISSPCRASNSSPKGLSPLHSPLPKMPKEHTDSEPEEEKDRGNHRVAVSEDESEEGADKDGDRSGSTWDEKSDEDDEEEDKDYEEVVVKPRPLNEVTSLTDKTSPWTSIMSDPDLVSVESLEESEEPDMSQDEERQMVNLQTHDSSGKHKCARKEERECQQNDSFDGSAGDTTDTERDGERTPQAVDERKEPNKGSDDRASSPTTLHTTDTHDASCSLDNQDSKTLVPVEVPNFFLPSHQLEASMRVIRLAPSFSQTASNSGPCSSLSSFPHPRGPRQRPNMSPSSMKKETERIAKIFAAHFEDNR from the exons ATGAAGAGCAGAAAACAAAGGTCCGTcaaagctggaggcagcaaaaagaAAG TCCCAAGCGATGTGTCCCCCGCCACCAGCCTCCCTCCTCTCGTCGAAGGCCAACTAAGATGCTTTCTGCGGGTGATTATAAGCCGTGTGTTATGGACAGTTCAGAAGCCTCAGTCTGCAACATTTGTGAGGCTGCGCTGGTGGGGAGAGTCATCCAACGGGACGCTCTTCTTTCCAAGAGATGGATCACAGCCATCGCAGAAGACCATCAAGACCACTGCTCGCTTCCCCATCCGCTGTGGGCCAAAGCAGTTTACTTCCTATCTTACAG ATATGAGCTCTCTGGTGCTGGAAGTTCTGACCAAACCGGATCACTTGCCAATTGCACGGGCTCAGATTGCAAGcatctctcgtctctctctggCACACCCCATCAGTGGATTTTACACCCTTGTATCTCCGACATCTGAGAAGCTGGGAGAATTACAG GTTTCCCTTAATTTGGAACCTCTAACTGAAGCCTATGACAGCAGCAGCTCAGGTCCCATCACAGATATCAGCATTGAAGGACCACAAGTCACCACACTGACTGTGCCCACTCAGTCCAGATCGCTCTCAGCTTGCAGTGGGAAAGAATCAGCAGGGAGCAGCAGTGGAAACACTCCAAG AGGGAAAGACCACTTATATTTCCAAAATACACAGAAAGATAAAGGCGGAGAAGATTCACTGGAGAATCAGATACCGACAACAAACCCATCTCTGAACAATCAAACAACTGTGAATCCTTCAAATCAGGAGCCTTTTGGCCATACAACCAATGATATCCTCTCAG TTATTCTAGAGCGTGGGAACAAGCTCAGAAATGCTATGGTGGTATCATCTTTAAAATGTGACATGGATTCTGCCCCGGCTCTGAAAGACACCCCTCTGCCTCTCCCAAAGGATAACATCCTGCCACCTTCCAC GCCCTTTCCTTCTCCTTCTGGGATGTTTCTTCAAAATATTCTTCATGCTGATTCAACTCTCAAGCACCCTGATAATGTTGCTGTAGTCTCAGACTGCAGCTTAGACTGTCCCGTAGACACGGATAACAGAGCCGTGGATTTGCTCCTCGGCAG cttAAACACGTCTCCTCTACCTCTCTGGGATGGAGATATCTCCTTATCTGAATCTCTGTCTGGCCATAGCAGTGTGTGTGGAGATAGTGAGCTCAATGATCCACAATATGATCAGAGCTTACTGGAAAATTTGTTCTACAAACCTCCT ATGTCAGATATCAGACCAAACGACACAGAGAAGGAGGATCAAGCAACAGTGTCCTCGAGTAAACAACAGCTGATACAGTCCGGACCCAAGATCATTAGAGG TCCAAACTCAGATCCTCAGCGGTCCGCAGATGCTGGTGAAAGCCCTCGTGGCCTGAGTGCAGAGCAGGTGACTTTGCTGAGTTTAATCCGGCTGGCGAGAGTGACTATCAACTCCCTAACCGCACCTTCAGGCAATGCAGCCAACACACCTGGAAAGACCTATAGTAAAGGGAAACCTCCTAGACCATTAACCAGCAAGAAGTG CACATATTTTATTGAGTATGTGTTCCCGATGGCCTCCACTTCCAGTCGACATGATCGTAGTAAGGGGGGAGATGGGGAGGTGATCAGAGCTGTTGCCAGTAAAGTCACAGGAGGAA CCGTGAAGTTCCATCAGCATTCTGTGTTTCCTGTCCAATTCAGCACAGCAACAATGGAAAAGTGGTGGGGAACTAATCTGATTTTTAAGATTTACTCTCGAAAGAACGACCAAAAGAAA CCTGTTCCCATTGGCAAGGCAGTTTACCCGTTGCGCTGTCTGCTGCAGAGCAAGCAGCTGAGTCAGTCTGTCGTCTTACCTGTACAGAGCGTTGAAGGAAACGGTGAAACACAGGAGGTTGGACCTCTGAAG gttTTACTAGAACTCGCTACAGACAACAAAGATTTTTCCtctgaaaaaagtaaaagcaaGCTGGCTCGGAATGACACATCACTTTTACAACCTGCACCCAGTCCACAGAGAGAGACCAGTTCTAGATCTCAACATGTGGACATTGGCAGGGAGGAGTTACCAGCTGGTTCTTTTGAAAATTCCAGACTGAATTCTTGGAGTCAACAAAAACCCTCAAAAGGACCCTCTGCAAATCTCGGCCTCCACCTATCACCTCATACATCCTGGCAGCAGGTGGAGGTGGAAGAGAATCCTGAGGTCCTGCTGCATACGTTACTCATGGTGCCAGATGGAAAGAACTTCAACTGTGAGCCCATGCAGGCTCCAAACATGTACTTGAACTGTAAACTCTGGTGTGATGAGACAGCAAGATCTGTCATCAGCTGGGGTCAGGCAAATCCTTCTTTCAACTTTGCTCAG GTGACTCCTGTGGCCTTAACAGCCAAGCTGCTGGAGCGGATGAAAAATAACGTGATGGTAATCGAGGTGTGGCAGAAAACCAGATGTTCAGGGCAGGATCAACTCCTCGGCCTTGTGAAATTACCTCTCCACCAGTTCTACATGTCATTTAG GGATCCAAAGATCACCCACCTTCTTCTCCAGGCGCAGTACCCTGTCTTAGGGGTGGACTGCTACATGCCAGTCATTGATGTCTTCTCAGGCAGTTGTAAAGGTCACCTGAGGGTAGTATTGGCTATGGGCAAATCAGAACAGATAGTTGCCCTCCAACGCACAAGGGATGAAGAATATGACTGCTTGTCTCATCTCGTGAGACCAGTACATCTGCTTGATCACCAGCATCATTCACAAACAAAG GCGATTGCATCACAAGAGGAAACTATGAGAGAGCATCTGTTTGTGATAAGAGTGGAGAAGGTAAATGGGCTGACACCTCTGCAGTCCACAGTGTGGGGTGAGGCTGACTGCTACATCCAGTACAGTTTCCCCTCTCAGGAGGGTGACCCTGCTGCAAAAGTGGATCAAAACCTCATAGAGAGTA GCGTGAACCTGAAGCTGTTTCGTACCACCACAACTCTCTGTATCCCCGACCCGCTGTTTGGTCACTCTGAGACTCATGTGCTTCTGGCTCCTGAAGGGGTTCCTGTTCAGAGGCTGCTGCTCAGCTCTCTTTCAAGCCAAGGCCTAAACGGTGGAGGAGGTGTCCAGTTTGAAGTTTGGTGCAG ATATTATTATCCAAACGTCCGAGACCAGCTTGTGGCCAAAGGAATGCTTCCGTTGTCCAAGTTGTGTGCCATGGTCACCATGCAGAGACAGCATCCTAATGAGGTTCAAATGTTCTCCCTACCCCTGATTCCCAGGACGGACAGTCCCACAGGACATCAACCTCAGCCCTCAg gcttACTAGATGTGTGCATTCGGTACAAGCACCGACCAGTGAGACCGGAAGGTCAGACTAGTAAAGGAGCTGCCTCTCGTGTTGTAACACTTGTGGTTCAGGTGCACAGAGCATCAGGGCTGCAGGCCGCCGCCAG AGTTTTATCAGAACAAGATGAAAGATTCAGCTACTTTGCCAGTGTGGGAGTGAACTCATACGTCACAGTCGAGCTCTCCTTCATGCCTGAGCGTGAGAGGAGATGCACCCGCATAGCTGCCAGGACTTTCTGCCCAGAGTTTGACCACCACATGGAGATGTCCTGTGATCTGCTGTTTCAGAGGAGCAGTGGAGAAACCTGCAGCCTGGCTGAGCAGCTGGAGGAAGCCTCTGCTGTCTTCACTGTCTGGAACAAAGACAGTCGCAAAG CAGTATACACTCATAAGCCAAAGGAAGTGATGTTGGGCATATTGAAAATACCTCTTGCTGATCTCCTCCATAAAAGAACAG GTATTTCTGGATGGTTTGGACTGTATATACCTCAGGAAACAAGTTCTTCTCAGCACCAGCACATCTTGGTCGGGGGCCTCGAGATCTCTGTCAAATTTGCCCACCACTCAGACAGGGAAAGAGTCATTAAAGCTGCTCGGGGTTTGAGCTGGGAAATAATCCAGAATGAAGTGCATGATGATGAAGAAGCTTGGGGAGACAGCTTTAGAAAAAtgtctttgactttttcaatgcCTAGAGCATGGGTACCTGTCCACTGCTTGCTTCTGCCAGGCCTCAGGGAACTTGAGCGCTCCACCTACTGCTACTTCAGGTACAAGTTCTATGACCAAGATGCCTTCTGCTCCCAGATGAAACACCCCACGATCGAGGAGGAAGGCCAGGCCACAGTGGCCTTCCAGGGAAGTAGAACTGTGAAGCTGAGGAGGACTCAGCCCTTAATGTGGTATCTTCGAGAGGAGAAGCTGGAGGTGCAGGTTTGGGTTGCCTTTACAAaagacaacagacagagaccCCGAGACACAGACCGACTGGTGGGTTCAGCGTTTGTCGATCTGTCCTCTCTTGCAAAGACACCTAAGCAGAAGCTTACTCTCAGTG GAGTGTATCCGCTGTTCAGACGCTCAGCTGCAGATCTACAAGGGGCTGCTCTCAGGGTGCACATCACCCTGACAGCAGGCTTCGTCCCTGCTGGAGTTGACGCCCAGGTGGACTCGGACAGCCAAGAAGAACTCTTATCGGAAGAGGTGGAAGCAGCAGATCGATCCCGCTTGCCTACAACACCCAGAAAATCACAAAGCAGACACAGGAATAAATCCCCCAGAACAACTCCAGACATCACATCTGTGCAGCACACAGAAATGACCACGGCTGAATCTTTCCCTGTGACTGTTGCTGTGGACCGGGCTATGCACCTGAATCTGAAGG GCTGTCCTCTAGCAGAGCGCAGTGAAGGGTCACCATGCTGCTGTGTTTCGTACGTCACTGCAGAGTCTGCAGAACCAGTGTGTACAGCTGTCATAGCCAACACCGACTGCCCTGTGTGGGACCATCAACATGAGTGCAG GCTTTCAAAGCAGCTACTGGTCGATCCACAGCAGTCTCTCGTGTTCAAAGTCTGGCACAAAGGAG AAACGGAGAGGGTCATTGGATTTTCCTCTGTAGACCTGTCCCCCTTAGTCTGTGGCTTCCAGTCAGTGTGTGGTTGGTACAACATCACAGACTTCAGTGGTCAGTGTCACGGCCAGCTCAAAGTGTCCATCACTCCACTAAAGGGTGTCCACGATCTCCGAGGACAAAGAAAAACTGTCAATGAGGAAGTTGCCAAAAACACACCG ACTTTATTCCAGGCACTCCCTCTCAGCTACCATACCACGGCCACATACAGTAGCTTCCCCTCTCACATCAGCCGGCACCCCGAGCAGAAGATCTCGTCGCCCGACCACACGGACAGGCTGTTTTCCGAAAG GTCCGGTGAGGGCGACCGTCACATTGAGCATATGGACAGAGTACGTCTTTACCATCAGAGTCTGCAGGAACAAACAGCCGCTCATTCTGTCTGTAGCAGCAGTGCTGGTGACATCAATCCCTCCAGCTCACTCCTCTTTTCAACACTCAG gaaAAAACTAAGTGAGCTGGACAACATCCAGAGATACTTCAGCCGTAAGCTTTCAACTCCCACATTCCAAACCACGATTGAGCAGGACTGTCACACCAAGCACGAGGACCAGaggaacacagacacagacacatgtcAGCTTCTTCTCAAGTCCAACCAGTTAGTTGGACAAGTCAACAATATCATTAGTG GTCTACAAGAACACCACCTGGAAACGATTCTCTCGGACCCACAGAGCAGCTCAACAAGTTCCCCTGTTGCAGACAACAACCCACAAACTAACTGTGAAAGTATCTCCAGTCCATGCAGAGCTTCTAATTCTTCCCCAAAAGGTTTGTCTCCTCTGCACTCTCCACTGCCAAAGATGCCCAAAGAGCATACAGACTCTGAGCCtgaggaagaaaaagacagaggaaacCACAGGGTTGCTGTGTCCGAGGATGAAAGCGAAGAAGGTGCAGACAAAGATGGAGATCGGTCAGGCAGCACATGGGATGAGAAATCTGACgaggatgatgaagaggaagacaaAGATTATGAGGAGGTTGTGGTGAAGCCGAGGCCCCTCAATGAGGTGACCTCTTTAACAGACAAAACCAGTCCTTGGACCAGCATCATGTCAGACCCTGACCTGGTCTCCGTGGAGAGCCTGGAGGAATCAGAAGAGCCGGATATGAGCCAAGACGAGGAAAGGCAGATGGTAAATCTGCAAACTCACGACTCTAGTGGAAAACACAAATGTGCCAGAAAAGAAGAACGCGAATGTCAACAAAATGACAGTTTTGATGGATCAGCAGGAGACactacagacacagagagagatggtgAAAGGACACCTCAAGCTGTAGATGAGAGAAAAGAACCCAACAAGGGGTCAGATGACAGAGCGTCATCACCCACCACACTGCACACCACAGATACCCATGATGCTTCATGCTCCCTGGACAATCAAGACTCCAAAAC CTTGGTCCCTGTGGAAGTCCCTAATTTCTTCCTCCCTTCTCACCAACTGGAGGCATCTATGAGAGTCATACGTTTAGCTCCTTCTTTCTCCCAGACCGCCAGCAACTCT GGGCCGTGCTCTTCACTTTCCAGCTTTCCACATCCCAGAGGTCCTCGACAGCGTCCCAATATGTCCCCATCATCCATGAAGAAAGAGACTGAAAGAATAGCAAAAATATTTGCAGCTCACTTTGAAGACAATCGGTAG